A single region of the Heliomicrobium undosum genome encodes:
- a CDS encoding DUF3656 domain-containing U32 family peptidase, with product MKQLPELLAPAGSMEALRAAVENGADAVYLGGKRFGARQYASNFDMEELREAVAYSHRRNVRIYVTVNTLLDDEELDALPEYIGDLYEAGVDAVIVQDMGALRVIRRLLPDWEIHASTQMTTSNVEGARLLAAQGVNRVVLARELTLDDIAQVAKESGAEVEVFVHGALCIGYSGQCLMSSLIGGRSGNRGRCAQPCRLGYGLVDDAGRELVDRQKVGQHLLSPRDIMTLDLLPELVQAGVRSLKIEGRMKRPEYVATAVRQYREALDRLAPDREALPGQAADAERALRQIFNRDFSAAYLRGNPGRELMSYKRPNNRGLFLGRVTSADSRRGQVSIDLEEPLGVGDEIEAWVTRGGRTAVKVQRLWVAGETQEQALPGEEAFVEWRGNLRPGDRIFKIHDEALEARARESYQRPGDERRFPLTAHVRAYVGEPVTVEFRDAEGRSGRGSSAEPAQEAVKRPLTEAVLQEQLGRLGNTPFRLDGLTIEGDGKAMIPLSQLNEARRQAIEELESLRSAGMQRPPIDEARWRQALGELGLAGRSAGRSDFAAKRHATPLLVAAVEGMTALKTALSAGIDEVLLSVEGYRHGEPFRSGDEAAALKLCREAGVSTAIALPRLFRPEQRSNVADSIRRWHEAGARQFLIANLGFLEGLRELEGVKVRADFPLWVFNGQAAQFLAELGVAECTVSPELSLAQLKALSRHGLTRASVHPSQAEIVVHGSLPMMVSEYCATGALLGGRTLDKPCDNACRRHRELYLQDRLNFRFPLYTDAFCRMHVMNPKDLSLLENLPDLLSLGFKRLRVEGRTENAGWLKSVLPIYRKAIQAAATGRWDKGRVREWRAELEQVHPAGYTKGHMFRGVE from the coding sequence TTGAAACAGTTACCTGAGTTATTAGCGCCGGCCGGCTCGATGGAGGCATTGCGGGCTGCCGTGGAAAACGGCGCCGATGCCGTATATCTGGGCGGCAAGCGTTTTGGCGCTCGCCAGTATGCGTCAAATTTTGACATGGAAGAACTTCGAGAGGCGGTCGCCTACAGCCACCGGAGGAATGTGCGCATCTATGTGACCGTCAACACCCTGCTCGACGATGAAGAGCTTGATGCGTTGCCGGAGTATATCGGGGATCTCTATGAAGCCGGCGTTGACGCCGTCATCGTCCAGGACATGGGCGCCCTTCGCGTGATCCGCCGCCTGCTGCCTGATTGGGAGATTCACGCCAGCACACAGATGACGACCAGCAATGTGGAAGGGGCGCGCCTCCTGGCGGCGCAAGGGGTGAACCGCGTCGTCCTGGCGCGGGAACTGACCTTGGACGACATCGCGCAGGTGGCAAAGGAATCGGGCGCCGAGGTGGAGGTCTTTGTCCATGGGGCGCTTTGTATCGGCTACTCCGGGCAGTGCCTCATGTCCAGCTTGATCGGCGGCCGCAGCGGCAATCGCGGCCGTTGCGCCCAGCCCTGCCGTCTCGGCTACGGCCTCGTCGATGACGCAGGGCGGGAACTGGTAGACCGGCAAAAAGTGGGGCAGCATCTGTTGAGCCCTCGCGACATCATGACCTTGGATCTCCTTCCCGAACTGGTCCAGGCGGGCGTCCGTTCCCTGAAGATCGAAGGGCGCATGAAACGGCCGGAGTATGTGGCGACCGCTGTTCGTCAGTACCGGGAGGCGCTGGATCGCCTGGCCCCTGATCGGGAGGCGTTGCCGGGGCAGGCGGCTGACGCGGAGCGGGCGCTGCGGCAGATCTTCAACCGTGATTTTTCCGCCGCCTACCTGCGGGGGAACCCTGGCAGGGAACTGATGAGTTACAAGCGGCCCAACAACCGGGGGCTCTTTCTGGGGCGCGTGACATCTGCTGATTCGCGTCGGGGCCAGGTCTCGATCGATCTTGAAGAACCCCTTGGCGTCGGCGATGAGATCGAGGCATGGGTGACCCGTGGCGGCCGGACAGCCGTGAAGGTGCAGCGGCTCTGGGTAGCTGGCGAGACGCAAGAACAAGCGTTGCCGGGCGAGGAGGCCTTTGTCGAGTGGCGTGGGAACCTGCGCCCTGGCGATCGGATTTTCAAGATCCATGATGAGGCGCTGGAGGCGCGCGCCCGCGAATCCTACCAGCGACCGGGCGATGAGCGCCGATTTCCCCTTACGGCTCATGTGCGCGCCTATGTAGGTGAACCGGTAACGGTCGAATTCCGGGACGCCGAGGGTCGCAGCGGACGGGGAAGCAGCGCCGAGCCGGCCCAGGAGGCGGTGAAGCGGCCGCTGACGGAAGCGGTGCTGCAAGAGCAGTTGGGCCGCCTCGGTAACACGCCCTTTCGCCTCGACGGGTTGACAATCGAAGGCGACGGCAAGGCCATGATTCCCTTGAGTCAACTGAATGAAGCCCGCCGTCAGGCGATTGAGGAACTGGAGTCACTGCGGAGCGCCGGGATGCAGAGACCGCCCATCGATGAGGCCCGCTGGCGGCAGGCTCTCGGGGAATTGGGGCTCGCTGGTCGGTCTGCCGGCCGGAGCGATTTTGCGGCGAAGCGTCATGCAACGCCCTTGCTCGTCGCTGCCGTCGAAGGTATGACTGCATTGAAAACAGCATTGTCCGCCGGAATCGATGAGGTGCTGTTGAGCGTGGAGGGTTACCGCCACGGGGAACCCTTCCGCTCCGGCGATGAAGCGGCGGCGTTGAAGCTTTGCCGCGAGGCGGGGGTTTCTACCGCCATCGCTTTGCCGCGCCTGTTCCGGCCCGAACAGCGTTCGAATGTTGCGGACAGCATCCGGCGCTGGCATGAGGCAGGGGCGAGGCAGTTTCTCATCGCCAACCTGGGCTTTTTGGAAGGGCTCCGGGAACTGGAAGGCGTGAAGGTGCGCGCCGATTTTCCCTTGTGGGTGTTTAACGGCCAGGCGGCGCAATTTCTTGCAGAATTGGGGGTTGCCGAATGTACCGTCAGTCCGGAACTCTCCCTGGCGCAACTGAAGGCGCTGTCCCGGCATGGCCTGACCCGCGCCAGCGTCCACCCGTCTCAGGCCGAAATTGTCGTCCACGGATCCCTGCCGATGATGGTGAGCGAATACTGCGCCACCGGCGCGCTGCTCGGGGGACGGACGTTGGATAAGCCCTGTGACAACGCCTGCCGCCGTCACCGGGAACTGTACCTGCAAGACCGGTTAAACTTCCGGTTCCCCCTCTATACGGACGCCTTCTGTCGAATGCATGTGATGAACCCCAAAGACCTCTCCCTGCTGGAGAACCTCCCCGATCTGCTTTCCCTCGGTTTTAAACGGCTGCGCGTTGAAGGGCGCACCGAGAACGCCGGCTGGTTGAAGTCCGTGCTTCCGATTTATCGGAAAGCCATCCAGGCTGCCGCTACCGGACGGTGGGACAAAGGCCGCGTCAGAGAATGGCGCGCCGAACTAGAGCAGGTTCATCCGGCGGGGTACACGAAGGGACATATGTTTCGAGGGGTTGAGTAG
- a CDS encoding PAS domain-containing hybrid sensor histidine kinase/response regulator yields the protein MDFLRNPEAILRNLKQAVIVCDQNRFIQFVNPAAEQLTGKKASELYGEDFSALFNVEQFDFNQSIENNNEKHQCQFTDVYGEIKNIYYTLSPLYGDSTELTGFIVEAEDHTMVEQRNNYLKEVEERYHQFFENNLATNLIIDPQTGRIIDANAAACTFYGYPMSELRDKTIYDLNILTKDEINQEMARAKTRNVNIFHFKHRIASGEIRDIHVYASPIKIQERCLLYSIIFDVTNWKRAEEAFQANEQRYLQLLNAMDDIIVSMDPTGMATGVYGRWLKKISLQPSQIIGKHRRDTVGEACDDIHQESIRQCLSGKTPVYEWSMTDQYGLRHYHTSLSPVYDEHGNVQEIIAVGRDITRLKELEQTLRFNENRFRDVINAFDEYVWEINCHGEYTFLSERTFDILGIPVAELIGQKIDRDIIPEDLENSREAFAKAFQNKEPIRNLIYRKLTPGGRLVWLSSNGNPIFDEQNAVVGYRGATLDITEQKKAETALRDSERNLRSIITAMAEGMVVQNREGAIIKSNRRAEQILGLTSAQMQGRTSMDPRWGTIHEDGTPFYGEAHPAMVTLRTGLPCHNVIMGIHKPSGELTWIRINSEPLLHQGSDEPYAAVITFSDITEQRKVEEELRFTQHQLKNIFDSLDLVFWSIDAISYKVLHISPACQKIYGYPPEAFMENPGLWFQCIHPDDIQNGVIANQDVLSGKQVYTENRIIRKDGEVRWISVHMIPLCNSMGKVIRLNGLIMDITDKKRTEEELQLAKERAEEANRAKSAFLAMMSHEIRTPMNGILGMNNLMLGTSLTREQSEYAESIKESAEVLLNVINDILDYSKVEAGNLELEAIDFDLNVTIQSVAKLFMNKAIEKSLSLSVSVSSQINRVLKGDPTRIRQILFNLVGNAMKFTESGQVSLSAAVKSKDRHIMKIYFEVTDTGIGIEKGLLRYLFSPFVQADTSTTRMFGGTGLGLAISKRLVELMGGEIGVTSEVGKGSTFWFSLPFLISDSLQAESAGPMSRTVETSENKDLHWQRTRPILLVEDNKVNQKLALALLNKIGLSVDVANNGMEAIQAVTEKAYDLIFMDCQMPELDGFETTQIIREWEQTTKQHIPIIAMTAMAMQGDREKCLHAGMDDYISKPIMLEQLIALLERWLPLTDFDASYPAISPKKPSAGTATPASDGASVIDMTVLQDILDLDDDEKQLLLESLIATYMEESARLFEALRAAVQSLDTNGVEKIAHALKSSSASIGAVHFSKLCAQMEQLGHQRQQSEHMERILSWMDDEYGEVMSALHHLLTDPSLLSS from the coding sequence TTGGATTTTTTAAGAAATCCCGAGGCGATATTAAGGAATCTGAAACAGGCGGTCATCGTCTGTGATCAGAACAGGTTCATTCAATTCGTAAATCCCGCTGCTGAGCAACTGACAGGCAAGAAGGCCTCCGAACTTTACGGCGAAGATTTTTCTGCGCTTTTTAATGTTGAACAATTCGATTTTAACCAGTCTATCGAAAATAATAACGAAAAACACCAGTGCCAATTCACTGACGTATATGGAGAAATTAAAAATATATATTACACCCTATCTCCCCTATATGGCGACAGCACAGAACTGACAGGGTTCATTGTTGAAGCGGAAGACCATACAATGGTAGAACAAAGAAATAACTACTTAAAAGAGGTCGAGGAACGTTATCATCAGTTTTTTGAAAACAATCTTGCCACGAATTTGATCATTGATCCGCAAACCGGGCGTATCATCGACGCCAATGCTGCGGCATGCACCTTTTACGGGTATCCGATGAGCGAACTTCGCGATAAGACCATATACGATTTGAACATATTAACAAAAGATGAGATCAACCAAGAAATGGCGCGGGCGAAAACACGGAATGTGAATATATTTCATTTCAAACACCGCATCGCTTCCGGCGAAATCAGAGACATCCATGTATATGCTTCCCCCATTAAAATCCAAGAACGCTGCCTGTTATACTCCATCATTTTTGATGTAACCAATTGGAAACGCGCCGAAGAAGCCTTCCAGGCAAATGAACAACGCTATCTACAACTGCTCAATGCTATGGATGATATAATCGTTTCGATGGATCCGACAGGTATGGCCACGGGGGTTTACGGTCGTTGGCTGAAAAAAATCAGCCTTCAACCATCACAGATTATAGGCAAACATCGTCGCGACACTGTGGGAGAAGCCTGTGATGATATTCATCAGGAGTCGATCCGGCAATGTTTGAGCGGAAAAACGCCCGTCTATGAGTGGTCCATGACAGACCAATACGGGCTTCGACACTACCACACCTCACTCTCCCCCGTTTATGACGAACATGGCAATGTGCAAGAGATCATCGCTGTTGGACGGGATATCACCCGGCTCAAAGAGTTGGAACAGACACTGCGGTTCAATGAAAACCGCTTTCGCGACGTGATCAACGCCTTTGACGAATACGTCTGGGAAATCAACTGTCATGGCGAATACACCTTTCTTTCCGAGCGCACCTTCGACATTTTAGGCATCCCGGTGGCTGAACTGATTGGACAAAAGATCGACCGGGATATCATCCCTGAAGATCTGGAAAACAGCAGGGAAGCATTTGCAAAGGCTTTTCAAAATAAAGAACCGATTCGCAATCTCATCTACCGCAAGTTGACCCCCGGCGGGCGTTTGGTTTGGTTGAGTTCCAACGGCAACCCCATTTTTGACGAGCAAAACGCCGTCGTTGGGTATCGGGGAGCTACGTTAGACATCACCGAACAAAAGAAAGCCGAAACGGCCTTGCGTGACAGTGAAAGAAACCTTCGCTCGATCATCACCGCTATGGCCGAAGGAATGGTTGTGCAAAACCGGGAAGGCGCAATCATCAAATCAAACCGGAGGGCCGAGCAGATCTTAGGGTTAACCTCTGCGCAGATGCAAGGCCGCACATCGATGGATCCTCGCTGGGGAACCATCCACGAGGACGGCACTCCCTTTTATGGAGAAGCTCACCCTGCCATGGTGACGCTGCGAACCGGGTTGCCCTGCCATAATGTCATCATGGGCATACATAAGCCGAGCGGCGAACTGACATGGATACGGATCAACTCGGAGCCGTTGCTCCACCAGGGGTCAGATGAGCCCTATGCGGCGGTCATCACCTTTTCCGATATTACGGAACAACGGAAAGTGGAAGAGGAATTACGATTTACCCAACATCAGCTAAAAAACATATTTGACAGCCTCGATCTTGTTTTCTGGTCGATAGACGCCATTTCCTATAAAGTCCTGCACATCTCGCCGGCTTGCCAAAAAATTTACGGGTATCCGCCGGAAGCCTTTATGGAAAACCCCGGTCTTTGGTTTCAATGCATCCACCCAGATGATATCCAGAACGGTGTCATCGCGAATCAGGATGTCTTGAGCGGAAAACAGGTCTATACGGAAAATCGCATCATCCGGAAAGACGGGGAGGTTCGTTGGATCAGTGTCCATATGATCCCTCTATGCAACAGCATGGGCAAGGTCATCCGTCTGAACGGACTGATCATGGATATCACTGACAAAAAACGTACGGAAGAAGAACTCCAGTTGGCAAAAGAGAGAGCCGAAGAAGCCAACCGGGCCAAAAGCGCTTTTCTGGCGATGATGAGCCACGAGATCCGCACGCCCATGAACGGCATCTTGGGCATGAATAATTTGATGTTGGGCACTTCACTTACCCGGGAGCAAAGCGAATACGCCGAATCTATCAAGGAATCCGCCGAGGTATTGCTGAATGTGATCAATGATATCTTAGACTATTCCAAGGTGGAAGCCGGAAACCTCGAACTCGAAGCGATTGATTTCGACTTGAATGTCACAATTCAAAGCGTTGCGAAACTCTTTATGAATAAAGCAATAGAAAAAAGCCTATCTTTATCCGTATCCGTATCATCGCAAATCAATAGAGTCTTAAAAGGAGATCCAACGCGCATACGCCAGATACTGTTCAACCTGGTTGGAAACGCAATGAAATTCACAGAATCCGGTCAGGTTTCGCTCAGCGCCGCAGTGAAATCGAAAGATAGACACATCATGAAGATCTATTTCGAAGTGACCGACACAGGGATTGGCATTGAAAAAGGTCTATTGCGCTACCTATTCTCCCCCTTTGTTCAGGCAGACACCTCGACAACACGCATGTTTGGCGGCACCGGGCTTGGCTTGGCCATATCAAAGCGGCTTGTGGAACTCATGGGAGGAGAGATCGGCGTAACAAGTGAAGTCGGGAAAGGGTCGACCTTCTGGTTCTCGCTTCCTTTTCTGATCTCTGATTCCCTCCAGGCGGAGAGCGCCGGTCCGATGAGTAGAACCGTAGAAACAAGTGAAAATAAGGATCTCCATTGGCAAAGAACGCGACCGATCCTGCTGGTGGAAGATAATAAAGTGAACCAGAAGTTGGCCCTGGCGCTGCTGAACAAAATCGGTCTATCGGTCGATGTAGCAAATAACGGTATGGAAGCGATCCAGGCGGTCACGGAAAAGGCGTACGATCTCATCTTTATGGATTGCCAAATGCCCGAGTTGGATGGCTTTGAGACGACCCAGATCATCCGCGAATGGGAACAGACGACCAAACAGCATATCCCGATCATCGCCATGACGGCCATGGCCATGCAGGGTGACCGGGAGAAGTGCCTTCACGCAGGGATGGACGATTATATCAGCAAGCCGATCATGCTGGAACAACTGATCGCCCTTCTGGAGCGCTGGCTGCCGCTGACAGATTTTGATGCCTCCTATCCGGCGATTTCCCCAAAAAAACCTTCCGCCGGTACGGCAACCCCTGCAAGTGATGGTGCTTCCGTCATCGACATGACGGTGTTGCAAGACATCCTCGACCTGGACGATGACGAGAAACAACTGCTTTTGGAATCGCTGATCGCCACCTACATGGAAGAATCCGCGAGATTATTTGAAGCCCTCAGAGCCGCCGTCCAATCGCTCGACACGAATGGCGTTGAAAAGATTGCCCATGCCTTAAAATCCAGCAGCGCCAGTATCGGGGCCGTCCACTTTTCCAAGTTGTGCGCACAAATGGAACAACTGGGTCATCAAAGACAACAGAGCGAACACATGGAGCGAATCCTTTCCTGGATGGATGACGAATATGGCGAGGTGATGTCGGCTTTGCATCACCTGCTGACGGATCCTTCCCTGTTGAGTTCATAA
- a CDS encoding cytochrome ubiquinol oxidase subunit I, whose product MDVVLLSRIQFAVTAGFHFIFPPLTIGLAWLIVLMQTRYLQTGEELYQKMSRFWLKIFAISFVVGVATGITMEFQFGTNWSEYSRFVGDIFGGPLAAEAIFAFFLESAFMGVLIWGADRVSKKVYWFSSLMVAVGSTLSALWIIIANSWQQTPAGYHIVNGRAELIDFKAALLNASTVPRYLHTVDGALVTGAFFVMGISAWYLLRRREVAFAKKSMKYALFLALVASLAQIPIGHMHAVQVAQTQPEKLAAIEGLFETEKGAPLLLFGIPDEKAGVTHFKIGIPKALSLLATDDPNGEVKGLNAFPKEERPPVFLPFVTFHLMVALGTLFILFSIWGIWLMRKGTLQDNRLFLKLALWSIPLPFIANEVGWIAAEVGRQPWIVYKLLLTVDGISYTVPAWQILASIILFVLIYSLLFVVWFYLLRKKLEAGPEAFDTGKGVAKSGTGVGL is encoded by the coding sequence ATGGACGTGGTTCTGTTATCGCGGATCCAATTCGCCGTCACGGCGGGGTTTCACTTCATCTTCCCCCCCCTGACCATCGGCCTGGCCTGGCTCATCGTCCTCATGCAGACCCGCTACCTGCAAACGGGAGAGGAACTGTACCAGAAGATGTCCCGCTTCTGGCTCAAGATCTTCGCCATCAGCTTCGTCGTCGGCGTGGCCACCGGCATCACCATGGAGTTTCAGTTCGGCACCAACTGGTCTGAGTACTCCCGCTTCGTGGGAGACATCTTCGGCGGTCCCCTGGCAGCGGAAGCCATCTTTGCCTTCTTTCTTGAATCGGCCTTCATGGGCGTCCTGATCTGGGGCGCCGACCGTGTCTCCAAAAAAGTCTACTGGTTCTCCTCCCTGATGGTCGCTGTCGGCTCCACCCTTTCAGCGCTCTGGATCATCATCGCTAACTCGTGGCAGCAGACGCCGGCCGGGTACCACATCGTCAACGGCCGCGCCGAACTGATCGACTTCAAGGCTGCCCTGTTGAACGCCTCTACGGTCCCCCGCTATCTGCACACCGTCGACGGCGCATTGGTCACGGGCGCCTTTTTCGTCATGGGCATCTCCGCCTGGTACCTGCTGCGCCGACGGGAAGTCGCCTTCGCCAAAAAGTCGATGAAATACGCCCTCTTCCTAGCCCTTGTTGCGTCGCTGGCCCAGATCCCCATCGGGCACATGCACGCCGTTCAGGTCGCCCAAACCCAACCGGAAAAACTGGCCGCCATCGAAGGCCTCTTTGAAACGGAAAAGGGAGCCCCTCTGCTCCTCTTCGGCATCCCCGATGAGAAAGCCGGCGTGACCCACTTCAAGATCGGCATCCCCAAGGCGCTCAGCCTGCTGGCCACCGACGACCCCAACGGGGAAGTCAAAGGCCTAAACGCCTTCCCGAAAGAGGAACGCCCCCCCGTCTTCCTACCCTTCGTCACCTTCCACCTGATGGTGGCCCTGGGAACCTTGTTCATCCTCTTCTCCATCTGGGGCATCTGGCTCATGCGCAAAGGGACGCTGCAGGACAACCGCCTGTTCCTCAAGCTGGCCCTCTGGTCGATCCCGCTCCCCTTCATCGCCAACGAGGTCGGCTGGATCGCCGCAGAGGTGGGCCGCCAGCCCTGGATCGTCTACAAGCTCCTGCTGACAGTGGACGGCATCTCCTACACCGTGCCGGCCTGGCAGATCCTCGCCTCGATCATCCTCTTCGTCCTCATCTACAGCCTTCTCTTTGTCGTCTGGTTCTACCTGTTGCGCAAAAAACTGGAGGCCGGTCCTGAGGCATTCGATACAGGCAAAGGCGTTGCCAAGTCTGGAACGGGGGTGGGCCTATGA
- the cydB gene encoding cytochrome d ubiquinol oxidase subunit II, whose protein sequence is MMELQITWFVLVGVLLLGYALLDGFDLGVGSLYLLTKDPDERKRMLYSIGPYWDSNQVWLLTGGGAIFAAFPMVYATVFSGFYLALMLVLFALIFRAVSIEFQHQLDSPGWRKWWDLGFGFGSLLPSILYGVAVGNILRGIPLDAKGGYLGDFLGLLNPYSLVMGLVSLSLFAMHGAAFIISQSDGALQQKARRWARAAWLALIPLFLTGTAWSYLGTPRLFSNYFDVPLLWVLPLIALIGLASFPAALKGGSAYGPLGASALTIFGLLTTMAASLFPYIVPASNNLANSLTVFNASSSERTLMIMLILALIGLPLVLTYTAYIYRTFIRSTRVMTTGNKHSMKT, encoded by the coding sequence ATGATGGAACTGCAGATCACCTGGTTTGTGCTGGTCGGCGTGCTCTTGCTCGGTTACGCCCTTTTGGACGGCTTCGATTTAGGCGTCGGCAGCCTCTATCTGCTGACGAAGGACCCCGATGAACGCAAACGCATGCTCTATTCCATCGGCCCCTACTGGGACAGCAACCAGGTCTGGCTGCTCACCGGCGGTGGCGCCATCTTTGCCGCCTTCCCCATGGTCTATGCCACCGTGTTCAGCGGTTTTTACCTGGCCCTGATGCTCGTGCTCTTCGCCCTCATCTTCCGGGCCGTCTCCATCGAGTTCCAACACCAGTTGGACAGCCCCGGCTGGCGCAAGTGGTGGGATCTCGGATTCGGCTTCGGCAGCCTGCTGCCGTCCATCCTCTACGGTGTGGCCGTCGGCAACATCCTGCGGGGCATCCCCCTTGACGCCAAGGGCGGCTACCTGGGCGACTTCCTGGGCCTGCTCAATCCCTACTCGCTCGTCATGGGCCTCGTCAGCCTCTCTCTCTTCGCCATGCACGGCGCCGCCTTCATCATCTCCCAGAGCGATGGCGCCCTCCAGCAAAAAGCCCGCCGCTGGGCTCGCGCAGCTTGGCTGGCCTTGATCCCCCTCTTTCTCACCGGCACGGCCTGGAGCTACCTTGGAACGCCGCGGCTCTTCAGCAACTACTTCGACGTACCTCTGCTCTGGGTGCTCCCCCTGATCGCCTTGATCGGTCTCGCCTCCTTTCCGGCGGCCCTGAAAGGCGGGAGCGCCTATGGGCCTTTGGGCGCATCAGCCCTGACCATCTTCGGCCTGCTGACGACGATGGCGGCGAGCCTCTTCCCTTATATCGTCCCGGCCTCCAACAACCTGGCCAACAGCCTCACCGTCTTCAACGCCTCCTCGTCGGAGCGGACGTTGATGATCATGCTGATCCTGGCGCTGATTGGCTTGCCGCTCGTGCTGACCTATACGGCGTATATTTACCGGACCTTCATCCGTTCAACGCGAGTAATGACGACAGGAAACAAGCACAGCATGAAAACCTGA
- a CDS encoding Nif3-like dinuclear metal center hexameric protein, with translation MKAREIYELFVAMGIDADPRGREDVDRQLARRKQQFGELKEEEKANYDQESLTNPYSDTRLLVGDPEREVKRVLVGIDMEVGEVLLADRLGEKGKPIDLLIAHHPEGKALSALHDVMHMQEDLLAKVGVPINVAEGILASRIGEVKRGLAPMNHNRAVDAARLMDLSLMCVHTPADNQVQTFLEKRIEEKKPSTVGDILTLLKEIPEYKEAARAGSGPTLFTGRKEGRCGKVMVDMTGGTSGSEDAYAKLVQAGVGTIVGMHMGEKHRKEAEKNHINVVIAGHMASDSLGMNLLLDELEKRGVEIVPCAGFVRVSRSQ, from the coding sequence ATGAAAGCGCGCGAGATTTATGAACTCTTTGTCGCCATGGGGATCGACGCCGATCCCCGGGGGCGGGAAGACGTGGACCGCCAACTGGCCCGGCGGAAGCAGCAGTTCGGCGAACTGAAGGAAGAAGAGAAGGCGAACTATGACCAGGAATCGCTGACCAACCCCTACAGCGACACGCGGCTCCTCGTGGGCGATCCGGAGCGTGAGGTCAAGCGGGTGCTCGTCGGCATCGACATGGAGGTCGGCGAGGTGCTGCTGGCGGACCGGCTCGGCGAGAAAGGGAAGCCCATCGACCTGCTCATCGCCCACCACCCCGAAGGCAAAGCCCTCTCAGCCTTGCACGATGTGATGCATATGCAGGAAGACCTGCTGGCGAAAGTGGGCGTGCCGATCAACGTGGCCGAGGGGATACTGGCCAGCCGGATCGGCGAAGTCAAGCGCGGCCTTGCCCCCATGAACCACAACCGCGCTGTCGATGCCGCCCGTCTCATGGACCTCTCCCTGATGTGTGTCCATACGCCGGCCGACAACCAGGTGCAGACCTTTTTGGAAAAGCGGATCGAGGAGAAAAAGCCCTCCACCGTCGGCGACATCCTCACCCTGCTCAAGGAGATTCCCGAATACAAGGAGGCGGCACGCGCCGGCTCTGGTCCCACCCTCTTTACGGGACGCAAGGAAGGCCGCTGTGGCAAGGTGATGGTCGACATGACCGGCGGCACCTCCGGCTCGGAGGACGCCTACGCCAAGCTCGTCCAGGCCGGCGTCGGCACCATCGTCGGGATGCACATGGGCGAAAAACACCGCAAGGAAGCAGAAAAGAACCACATCAACGTCGTCATCGCCGGCCACATGGCCAGCGACTCGCTGGGGATGAACCTGCTGCTCGATGAACTGGAAAAGCGCGGCGTGGAGATCGTGCCTTGCGCGGGATTTGTTCGGGTAAGCAGAAGCCAATAA